A stretch of the Candidatus Binataceae bacterium genome encodes the following:
- a CDS encoding folylpolyglutamate synthase/dihydrofolate synthase family protein — protein MDAIAPTLEWLYTLEGRGEIYKLERMDQALALIGNPHRRLRAVHIAGTKGKGSVAAMIDACLRAAGHRCGLYTKPHLINLTERTRIDGAEMPAALMLSYIDRLRAIYESADLALTFFEFTVALMFLYFAEVGVDVAVIETGLGGRLDSTNVVRPMLSVITPIGFDHMDRLGYTIGAIAGEKGGIIKDGVPVVVGARDPEARAALSEIAAERHSPSFMIDRDFSYRSQAPAHRLDYRGHGLALENLELNLAGPFQHENAAIALAALGVLRTQGWAIPDEAIRRGLQEVFWPGRFEIVAHRPTIILDCAHNELAIQALLETITVELGASVRPHLVFGCLEDKQWERMAAMLAPRVQSAILTRATPKRPLDPEELLPIFSRHTAARVIRDPAAALAAAIAGAAPDDVVLLTGSVYLVGEIYPWILARTGRRGLFPEAVN, from the coding sequence ATGGATGCGATCGCGCCGACCCTGGAATGGCTCTATACGCTCGAAGGGCGCGGAGAGATCTACAAGCTTGAGCGGATGGATCAGGCCCTCGCCCTGATCGGGAATCCGCATCGGCGGCTGCGCGCCGTGCATATCGCGGGGACGAAGGGTAAAGGCTCGGTGGCCGCGATGATCGACGCCTGTTTGCGCGCCGCGGGCCATCGATGCGGCCTCTATACCAAACCCCATCTGATCAATTTGACTGAGCGCACGCGTATCGACGGCGCCGAGATGCCCGCGGCCTTGATGCTTTCGTATATAGATCGGCTGCGCGCCATCTACGAGAGTGCTGACCTCGCGCTGACCTTCTTCGAGTTCACCGTCGCGTTGATGTTTCTCTACTTCGCCGAAGTCGGAGTTGATGTGGCGGTGATCGAGACCGGCCTGGGGGGCCGGCTGGATTCGACCAACGTCGTGCGTCCGATGCTCAGCGTGATCACCCCCATCGGGTTCGATCACATGGACCGCCTCGGCTACACCATAGGCGCAATCGCGGGCGAGAAAGGCGGGATCATCAAGGACGGCGTGCCGGTAGTGGTCGGCGCGCGTGATCCCGAGGCGCGCGCGGCATTGAGCGAGATCGCGGCAGAGCGGCACAGCCCGAGCTTCATGATCGATCGCGATTTTTCCTACCGCTCGCAAGCCCCGGCTCATCGGCTCGATTATCGCGGGCACGGACTCGCGCTTGAAAATCTTGAGCTGAATCTGGCGGGCCCCTTCCAGCACGAAAATGCCGCGATCGCGCTTGCGGCGCTCGGAGTGCTGAGAACGCAAGGCTGGGCGATCCCCGACGAGGCCATCCGGCGCGGCCTGCAGGAAGTTTTCTGGCCCGGTCGTTTCGAGATAGTGGCGCACCGTCCGACGATCATCCTGGACTGCGCGCATAACGAACTCGCGATCCAGGCGCTGCTCGAAACGATCACGGTCGAACTGGGCGCATCGGTGCGGCCGCATCTGGTCTTCGGCTGTCTCGAAGACAAGCAATGGGAGCGGATGGCGGCGATGCTTGCGCCGCGGGTCCAGAGCGCGATCCTGACGCGCGCGACGCCCAAGCGGCCGCTGGACCCGGAGGAACTGCTCCCGATCTTCTCGCGCCATACGGCAGCGCGCGTGATCCGCGATCCCGCAGCAGCGCTTGCAGCTGCGATAGCCGGGGCCGCGCCCGATGATGTAGTGTTGCTGACCGGTTCGGTCTATCTGGTGGGTGAGATCTATCCGTGGATTCTGGCGCGAACCGGGCGGCGAGGACTGTTTCCTGAAGCCGTCAATTAA